The proteins below are encoded in one region of Apium graveolens cultivar Ventura chromosome 4, ASM990537v1, whole genome shotgun sequence:
- the LOC141719195 gene encoding uncharacterized protein LOC141719195 — protein MFEEVHRVRQLEERQKPARRGRRGGARAAAGRRARVLVDDDHVATDTDAVSMLHLHLLLILMPVDWVFKEDEMEDRGSLEEVTFKRLFRAFKPCINGFEYCMHVIHIDGTHLYGPYPDVLLSVVAVDGVSHILPLAFVIVESENVSSWGWFMDRLRRFVAGRRHGICVISDRHAGIIAAMRRTGWCEPLDHHRFYIRHLAKKISTAHRRKGLKNRLVELASQVQEKKFDFIWEQLLIEEPRMAEWFEDKSLSKWSLAYDGGKHFGMMTTNHAKSWNNAILNARKLPISSLVRALFLKTIEYFDERHLEITAEISKGRLFTNHASKRLSRSIVCARGHSVKVYDRNSLLFEVVTRKVDQKSGNRHTVRLPEYLCSCGKRQTYRIPCSHVIAYCAYLKLSHESLVDEIYRLVNVLMVYNGVFESIPSKGDSRWPTGINFPNVIHDKDVEKKKGRRKSTRYQNAMDFQAPKGKNELF, from the exons ATGTTTGAGGAGGTTCATCGAGTTAGGCAGTTGGAGGAGAGGCAGAAACCAGCCCGTCGAGGTAGACGCGGCGGTGCACGAGCTGCTGCTGGTAGGCGAGCTAGAGTTCTGGTTGACGATGATCATGTTGCTACAGATACTGATGCAGTCTCCATGTTACACCTACACCTCCTACTGATACTGATGCCG GTTGATTGGGTTTTTAAGGAGGATGAGATGGAAGATCGTGGGAGTTTAGAG GAAGTGACATTCAAGAGACTCTTCCGGGCTTTCAAACCATGCATTAATGGATTTGAGTATTGTATGCATGTCATACATATAGATGGGACTCACCTATACGGTCCATATCCGGATGTACTATTGAGTGTTGTGGCAGTGGATGGCGTTAGTCATATTCTTCCACTTGCATTTGTTATTGTTGAATCCGAGAACGTTTCTAGTTGGGGGTGGTTCATGGATAGATTGAGGAGATTTGTGGCAGGTAGGAGACATGGGATTTGTGTCATTTCAGATAGACATGCTGGGATTATTGCTGCTATGCGACGGACAGGATGGTGCGAGCCCCTTGACCATCATAGATTTTACATTAGACACTTGGCTAAAAAAATTTCTACTGCACATAGGAGAAAGGGATTGAAAAATAGGTTAGTTGAGTTGGCTTCTCAGGTGCAAGAGAAGAAGTTTGATTTTATATGGGAACAATTGTTGATTGAGGAGCCAAGGATGGCGGAATGGTTTGAGGATAAATCATTAAGTAAATGGTCTTTAGCATATGATGGAGGGAAACATTTTGGCATGATGACCACCAACCATGCGAAAAGTTGGAATAACGCGATCCTTAATGCTAGAAAGCTCCCGATTAGTTCATTGGTTAGAGCACTATTTTTGAAGACGATTGAGTATTTTGATGAAAGGCATTTGGAAATTACAGCTGAAATATCTAAAGGTCGATTGTTTACTAATCATGCAAGCAAGAGGTTGAGTCGGTCAATTGTGTGTGCAAGGGGTCATAGTGTTAAAGTTTATGATCGAAATTCTTTGTTGTTTGAAGTAGTCACTAGGAAAGTTGATCAAAAGAGTGGGAATAGGCATACCGTTAGGCTTCCTGAGTACTTGTGTTCTTGTGGGAAAAGGCAAACGTATCGTATTCCTTGTTCTCATGTTATAGCCTATTGCGCGTATTTAAAATTGAGCCATGAATCGTTGGTTGATGAAATCTATAGGTTAGTAAATGTATTGATGGTTTATAATGGTGTTTTCGAATCCATTCCGAGCAAAGGAGATTCTCGTTGGCCGACGGGTATTAACTTTCCAAACGTGATCCATGACAAAGATGTTGAGAAAAAGAAAGGAAGAAGGAAGTCGACGAGGTATCAAAATGCGATGGATTTTCAAGCACCCAAGGGGAAAAATGAGTTGTTTTAA